From one Pararge aegeria chromosome 21, ilParAegt1.1, whole genome shotgun sequence genomic stretch:
- the LOC120633429 gene encoding uncharacterized protein K02A2.6-like, with amino-acid sequence MCDLCSPDLPEDKKFEQLVKIVKDHLEPQRSEIAERHMFRQRKQRQGEIVSDYLKSLKHLAKHCNFRDSLEVNLRDQFVSGLQSEDMRSRLFAERNIDYKRAIELALALEAAERHAAEAASGASSSAISEGLHRIRSSPARAERGRMKRREGAGGVQADAAARAGALSLEGSRRGCWRCGRSGHPPSRCRYKFYSCDSCGQRGHLKVVCGNVDKCSDAVIQKNTKELLRKEFPEVFADGLGTFKTRMQLHLADKTPIFVKSRPLPLALRAPVERELERLQRDDVIYKVDRSDYGTPIVPIIKKNGDIRICGDFKVTINPLLKDFHYPLPQIEDIFATLGGGEQFSKLDLSHAYQQVLLTEDSQPMTAITTHIGTFVYKRVPFGIKCVPEYFEKLIEETLCGLSSTVAFQDDICVTGKDRETHCKNLRAVLARLKEAGLRVNWSKCEFFKDSVTYLGYKIDKKGLHTDANKIKAIVSAPSPKDKNVKWYWSCECESAFKRVKNIISSSPVLAHYDPKLPLLLSVDSSAYGLGAVLTHRYSDGSESLISCASRTLNEAEQQGCLVWGYRVIIPASLHSAVLDELHSGHIGVVKMKQLARNYLWWSGLDADIERVCRECTVCAALRAQPPPAPLHSWEWPVEPWSRLNVDFLGPFRNKYYLVILDAHSKWLEVEPVPNTSAATVISCLRKIFARFGLCKVTVSDNGPPFSSSEYLHYLNKNGIKRILVAPYHPSSNGAAENVVKTVKLVLKKAIIENVNLEKALCTFLFTYRNTEHCTTQKEPSVALLGHRLRGRLDLLRPNTRDVIRDKQSSQEERRGGSLREMSTGDRVLVRNYNNNLVKWKEGVVLDRTGPVSYVVKTDDDNRTSRRHVDQILDKNYKKSRYTLTGMVDNENSGEREMNDEAFKSFDNSVVGSSPVTDTENQLVKAPSPSQAIPNTNSPLRMALRPRVKKMMKL; translated from the exons ATGTGCGACTTGTGTTCCCCGGATTTACCGGAAGACAAGAAGTTTGAACAATTAGTGAAGATTGTCAAAGACCACTTGGAGCCACAAAGGTCGGAGATCGCAGAGAGACATATGTTCCGGCAAAGGAAGCAAAGGCAAGGGGAGATAGTGAGTGATTATTTGAAAAGTCTAAAACATCTCGCCAAACATTGCAATTTTCGGGATTCTTTGGAGGTAAATTTGAGAGACCAGTTTGTTTCTGGCCTTCAAAGTGAAGATATGAGGTCACGATTGTTTGCCGAGCGGAACATCGATTATAAGCGAGCAATAGAACTCGCATTGGCGCTCGAGGCAGCGGAGAGACATGCAGCGGAGGCAGCGTCCGGGGCGAGTTCCAGCGCCATCTCGGAAGGGCTGCATCGCATCAGATCCTCACCAGCGCGCGCGGAGCGCGGGCGCATGAAACGGCGCGAGGGAGCGGGTGGCGTGCAGGCAGACGCGGCGGCCAGGGCCGGTGCGCTGAGCCTCGAGGGCTCACGGCGCGGCTGCTGGCGTTGCGGGCGCAGCGGGCATCCGCCGTCCCGGTGCCGCTACAAGTTCTACAGCTGTGATTCGTGTGGGCAGAGGGGCCACCTGAAGGTCGTGTGCGGTAATGTTGATAAGTGTAGTGATGCggttatacagaaaaacacaaaag AATTATTAAGGAAAGAATTTCCCGAGGTTTTCGCTGATGGGCTTGGGACTTTTAAAACTCGAATGCAGTTGCATTTAGCTGACAAGACTCCAATTTTCGTTAAATCGCGCCCGCTTCCCCTCGCACTTCGCGCGCCGGTCGAGCGCGAGTTGGAGCGGTTGCAGCGAGATGACGTCATTTATAAGGTAGACCGTTCTGATTACGGTACGCCTATTgttcctataataaaaaaaaatggagacatTCGTATTTGTGGAGACTTTAAGGTCACTATTAATCCGctattaaaagattttcattatcCTCTTCCACAAATTGAAGATATATTTGCTACCCTTGGGGGAGGCGAACAGTTTTCTAAATTAGACTTGTCCCACGCCTATCAGCAAGTGTTATTAACGGAGGACTCGCAACCCATGACCGCTATAACTACACACATAGGCACCTTCGTTTACAAGCGAGTACCTTTTGGAATAAAATGTGTTCCtgagtattttgaaaagttgATCGAAGAAACTCTGTGTGGCTTATCCTCTACTGTAGCTTTTCAGGACGATATTTGTGTGACTGGCAAAGACAGAGAGactcattgtaaaaatttacgtgCCGTTTTAGCCCGATTAAAAGAGGCCGGGTTGCGAGTAAATTGGTCTAAATGTGAATTCTTTAAGGACAGTGTAACATACTTAGGatacaaaattgataaaaagggTCTACACACTGATGCAAATAAGATAAAAGCTATTGTTTCGGCGCCATCACCGAAAGAC aaaaatgtaaaatggtaTTGGAGTTGCGAATGTGAAAGTGCCTTCAAAAGAGTTAAAAACATTATCAGTAGTTCGCCTGTGCTCGCACACTACGATCCCAAGTTGCCGTTGCTGTTGTCGGTGGACAGTAGCGCGTATGGACTCGGCGCGGTTCTCACGCACCGCTACTCCGACGGATCGGAAAGTCTTATCAGTTGCGCCTCGCGTACTCTTAATGAGGCCGAGC aacaggGATGCTTGGTTTGGGGATATAGAGTAATTATCCCTGCCAGTTTGCACTCCGCTGTGTTAGACGAATTACATTCCGGGCATATAGGCGTTGTTAAAATGAAACAGCTGGCTCGGAACTATCTGTGGTGGAGCGGCTTGGACGCCGATATTGAGCGCGTGTGTCGCGAGTGCACCGTATGCGCCGCGCTGCGCGCAcagccgccgcccgcgccgctgcACTCGTGGGAGTGGCCGGTGGAGCCTTGGTCGCGGTTGAATGTTGACTTTTTAGGTCCgtttcgtaataaatattatttagttattttagatgCTCATTCCAAATGGTTGGAAGTGGAACCAGTGCCAAATACTTCGGCAGCTACCGTTATATCTTGCCTGCGCAAAATATTTGCCCGGTTCGGTCTATGCAAGGTCACTGTGAGCGACAATGGTCCACCATTTTCTTCATCcgaatacttacattatttgaataagaatggaATCAAGCGAATATTAGTCGCCCCATATCATCCATCGAGTAACGGTGCAGCTGAAAacgttgttaaaactgtaaagctAGTATTAAAGAAGGCTATAATCGAAAACGTGAATTTAGAAAAAgcgttatgtacatttttatttacatatagaaATACAGAACATTGTACCACTCAAAAAGAACCCTCCGTGGCACTTTTGGGACACAGGTTACGCGGCAGGTTAGATCTTTTACGACCGAATACCAGAGATGTCATTCGCGATAAACAATCAAGTCAAGAAGAACGTCGCGGTGGCTCATTGCGAGAAATGAGCACTGGAGACCGGGTTCTGGTCcggaactataataataatttagtaaaatggAAGGAAGGTGTAGTGTTGGATAGAACCGGTCCCGTCTCCTATGTTGTCAAAACAGACGATGACAATCGTACTAGTAGAAGACACGTTGATCAAATacttgacaaaaattataaaaaatctaggTATACTTTAACAGGCATGGTGGATAATGAAAACTCGGGAGAAAGAGAGATGAATGATGAAGCGTTCAAAAGTTTTGATAATTCTGTTGTCGGTTCGTCTCCTGTAACAGATACAGAAAATCAGCTAGTAAAGGCACCTTCACCTTCTCAAGCGATTCCCAATACGAATAGTCCTCTTCGTATGGCATTAAGACCGCGGGTCAAAAAGATgatgaaattgtaa